In Melanotaenia boesemani isolate fMelBoe1 chromosome 18, fMelBoe1.pri, whole genome shotgun sequence, the following proteins share a genomic window:
- the LOC121628825 gene encoding uncharacterized protein LOC121628825, whose product MIATGGLLRINARRQDSLRSKPHKAHKQKKNKSKNKRRSEVVVVKGRVKLCSVAGLVAVLGVLVLLGGIFVAALGYWPHDGLFFRAQLQEGAAMASVSSSSTTPSPADIQGGENGEELEGDRGIHRRDEDINRGDERDEGIHGGQNEDKGVHRGDRGDEGIHGGDNGDEGGINDEGFNQTEIINGTRQQLPRGFLEDFLDRYLYSDRLKVLGPLIMGIGIFLFICANAVLHENRDKKTKVINLRDIYSTVIDLHSLRKPTTSSSPCPSSANPLNGLINYVQSKSLETKSRAFPTSLLSKREGGDRGGVLSSRQPGSTRAGGGVEGRVFSIYQEQTDAPLPPPSSPSYDRHSLPRSFSSTSTCWTSQQKEAHWSFTLPLRRPHPTSTSRRHSIWGAAGREEELRKAVRGDQCAPPPPLCASTSPPSAPGGSQDLLLLSSSSLTPSHLSHSSLSHLLSSSASTPAPPCRRRSLPTVIISAGYGKLIHGEEDSFEWSSSQGRSQRSEEVTSQRRCSNGEE is encoded by the exons ATGATTGCAACCGGTGGCCTGCTGAGGATCAACGCAAGGCGTCAGGACTCTCTGAGGTCCAAACCACAcaaagcacacaaacaaaagaagaacaagagcaaaaataaaag GAGAAGTGAAGTGGTGGTGGTCAAAGGAAGGGTAAAGCTGTGCTCAGTGGCGGGTCTTGTTGCAGTGCTTGGTGTCTTGGTCTTGCTGGGGGGCATCTTCGTGGCGGCTCTGGGCTACTGGCCTCATGATGGACTGTTCTTCCGTGCTCAGCTACAAGAGGGCGCCGCCATGGCTTCAGTGTCCTCCAGCAGCACCACACCGTCACCTGCTGACATCCAG GGAGGAGAGAATGGGGAGGAGCTGGAAGGAGACCGAGGGATCCACAGAAGAGATGAGGATATCAATAGAGGAGATGAAAGAGATGAGGGGATCCACGGAGGACAAAATGAAGACAAGGGGGTCcacagaggagacagaggagacgAGGGGATCCACGGAGGAGAcaatggagatgaaggaggaataAACGATGAAGGCTTTAACCAAACAGAAATCATCAATGGGACGAGACAGCAGCTTCCAAGAGGATTTCTGGAGGACTTTCTAGACAG GTATCTGTACTCTGATAGGCTGAAGGTCCTTGGCCCGCTCATCATGGGAATCGGGATCTTCCTATTCATCTGTGCCAACGCCGTCCTGCATGAAAACCGCGACAAgaagaccaaagtcatcaacctgCGGGACATTTACTCCACTGTCATTGACCTCCACAGCCTTCGAAaacccaccacctcctcctctccctgcCCCTCCTCAGCAAATCCCCTTAACGGCCTCATTAACTACGTCCAATCAAAGAGCCTGGAGACGAAGTCCAGGGCTTTCCCCACCTCCCTGCTCAGTAAGAGGGAAGGGGGAGACAGAGGAGGTGTGCTGTCATCAAGGCAACCTGGAAGCACCAGAGCAGGAGGTGGTGTTGAAGGACGAGTCTTCAGCATCTACCAGGAGCAGACAgatgctcctcttcctcctccatcatccCCCTCCTATGACAGACACTCTCTACCCAGGAGTTTCAGTTCCACATCCACCTGCTGGACATCCCAACAGAAGGAGGCACACTGGTCCTTCACATTACCCCTGCGCCGCCCACACCCTACATCCACCAGCAGGAGGCACTCCATATGGGGAGCAgcagggagagaggaggagctGAGGAAGGCTGTGAGAGGAGACCAATGCGCACCTCCTCCTCCGCTATGTGCCTCCACCtctcctccatcagcaccaggaGGCTCCCAGGATCTGCTCCTCCTCTCGTCCTCTTCCCTCACCCCTTCACACCTGTCCCACTCCTCCCTGTCtcacctcctctcctcctccgcCTCCACACCGGCGCCCCCTTGCAGGAGACGGAGCCTGCCAACTGTCATCATCAGTGCAGGTTACGGTAAGCTGATTCACGGAGAGGAAGACTCGTTTGAGTGGTCTTCATCACAGGGCAGGTCTCAAAGATcagaggaagtgacatcacagaGGAGATGCTCCAATGGGGAGGAGTGA